One Drosophila santomea strain STO CAGO 1482 chromosome X, Prin_Dsan_1.1, whole genome shotgun sequence DNA segment encodes these proteins:
- the LOC120455554 gene encoding leucine-rich repeat flightless-interacting protein 2 — protein MESISTTGRRRNNMRINAEDNALDQITKEAEARLAARRQARAEAREIRMRELERQQKEQEITADRVFDMQNSTAVGSETLSVHPVRLAYGGLLNVTRASASRRSSEDSVEEEGRSFRDFKHELKDVEERFRKAMITNAQLDNDRASQAYEVKLLKDKCEIMEESYAQLQREFKEKMRDCNALKRNLDRANLELKLVQGQLNERDSLIAEQGLLIVAVENADGSDAKRALVSVENAKVLASVQGSLDVRLKKFSDEKQRLLAEVQKLHEQLDEYKSDGISGRRSLSQGSFGDENDYETQRETNKIISDHKYKLQKAEQEIANLQSSLARSETQVIRYKSTAEAAEKAEAELKLERRKLQREHRELLEKLEEAETSNNHLLKRLDKLKNAKSAILKDL, from the exons ATGGAAAGTATCAGCACCACAGGTCGGCGACGGAACAACATGCGAATCAATGCCGAAGATAATGCGCTGGATCAAATTACGAAAGAG GCGGAAGCGCGACTTGCTGCGCGTCGACAGGCGCGCGCCGAAGCCCGCGAGATTCGAATGAGGGAGCTGGAGCggcagcagaaggagcaggagaTCACCGCCGACCGGGTGTTCGACATGCAGAACTCCACGGCAGTTGGCAGCGAAACCCTGTCGGTGCATCCCGTGCGCCTCGCCTACGGCGGACTGTTAAACGTGACCCGTGCATCAGCATCCCGCCGCAGCAGTGAGGACTCCGTGGAGGAGGAGGGCAGAAGTTTTCGTGACTTCAAGCACGAGCTTAAG GATGTTGAGGAGCGGTTTCGAAAAGCCATGATAACGAACGCCCAGTTGGACAACGATCGTGCCTCGCAGGCCTACGAAGTCAAGCTTCTGAAGGACAAATGCGAAATAATGGAAGAGTCGTATGCACAATTACAGCGCGAGTTCAAGGAGAAGATGCGTGACTGCAATGCGCTCAAACGCAACCTGGATCGCGCCAATCTCGAGCTTAAGCTAGTACAAGGGCAGTTAAACGAGCGCGACTCGTTGATCGCCGAGCAGGGCCTTCTAATTGTAGCAGTTGAAAATGCCGATGGCAGCGATGCCAAGCGAGCTCTTGTGAGTGTCGAGAATGCCAAGGTGCTGGCCTCCGTTCAGGGTTCTTTAG ACGTAAGACTTAAAAAGTTCAGTGACGAAAAGCAGCGACTGCTGGCGGAGGTGCAAAAGCTTCACGAACAACTTGACGAGTATAAAAGTGATGGAATTTCCGGACGCCGCAGTCTTTCGCAAGGTTCCTTCGGCGATGAGAATGATTACGAGACCCAAC gggaaacaaacaaaatcatttcAGACCATAAATATAAGCTGCAAAAGGCGGAACAGGAAATCGCCAACTTACAGTCGAGCTTAGCCCGCTCAGAAACTCAAGTAATCCGATACAAAAGCACTGCAGAAGCCGCCGAAAAGGCTGAGGCAGAGCTGAAATTGGAGCGTCGCAAGCTGCAACGCGAG CACCGGGAACTCTTGGAGAAGTTGGAGGAAGCTGAAACGTCAAACAACCATTTGTTGAAACGCCTCGATAAGTTGAAAAACGCAAAGAGTGCCATTCTAAAGGACTTATGA
- the LOC120455553 gene encoding probable arginine--tRNA ligase, cytoplasmic: MSELNMELKKLRELELKTQGLAARIQTAKNGEQLDVDLVQLQIENKKLKNRLFILKKSIAEESNAAGGAAKLKDSSSITEHLESVFGQAIASAFPEFRDTPVIIAPVNSTSAKFGDYQCNNAMGLSKKLKEKGISKAPRDIATELKGHCPPSPLIEKLEIAGAGFVNVFLSKDYAASALSNLLRNGVSPPEVNKRRVLVDFSSPNIAKQMHVGHLRSTIIGESLCRLLEFLQHDVIRINHLGDWGTQFGMLIAHLEDRFPNYLNESPPISDLQLFYKESKKRFDEDEEFKKRAYSRVVSLQKGVPNSIKAWELICNVSRKEFQTIYERLDISIKERGESFYQSRMLSVVEYLRGKGLLEADEGREIMWPDDTKTGIPLTIVKSDGGFTYDTSDMAAIRHRVEEELCDWIIYVVDSGQSTHFNTIFKAAERSAILNPLTHRVDHVQFGVVLGEDGKKFKTRSGDTVKLADLLDEGMKRSLLQLESRGRDKVLTPQELKDAQESLAYGCIKYSDLCHNRISDYIFSFDKMLEDRGNTAVYLLYTYTRICSIARNCGEDFSNLPEILKMTNIVLAHEKEWKLAKTLLKLHDILIKCSRELFLHFLCEFCFEVCTVFTEFYDSCYCIEKNKQGDIIAVNHSRILLCEATAAVLRQCFYILGLKPVSKM; the protein is encoded by the exons ATGTCCGAGCTAAATATGGAGCTAAAGAAACTCAGGGAGCTG GAACTGAAGACCCAAGGCCTTGCCGCCAGAatacaaactgccaaaaatGGTGAGCAGTTGGACGTCGATCTTGTTCAacttcaaattgaaaataagaAGTTGAAGAACCGCCTGTTCATCCTGAAGAAG TCCATTGCTGAAGAATCAAATGCCGCCGGCGGCGCCGCGAAGCTCAAAGATTCCTCTTCGATCACTGAGCACCTGGAAAGTGTCTTCGGCCAGGCTATTGCATCAGCTTTTCCGGAATTCAGAGATACGCCTGTTATAATTGCACCAGTTAATAGCACGTCTGCGAAATTTGGCGACTATCAGTGCAACAATGCCATGGGATTGTCCAAAAAACTGAAAGAAAAGGGCATTAGTAAAGCACCACGTGATATTGCAACCGAGTTGAAAGGACACTGCCCACCATCGCCGCTCATAGAAAAGCTGGAAATTGCCGGAGCTGGTTTCGTAAATGTTTTTCTTAGCAA GGATTATGCAGCTTCAGCCTTGAGTAATCTGTTGCGTAATGGTGTCAGCCCGCCAGAAGTGAACAAAAGGCGAGTCCTGGTCGACTTTTCATCTCCCAACATTGCCAAACAGATGCATGTCGGTCACTTGCGATCCACCATCATTGGCGAATCGTTATGCCGTCTACTGGAGTTCCTGCAGCACGATGTGATCCGCATCAACCATCTTGGTGATTGGGGAACACAGTTTGGCATGCTGATTGCCCATTTGGAAGATCGTTTCCCCAACTACCTTAATGAAAGCCCTCCAATCAGTGATCTGCAATTGTTCTACAAAGAGTCCAAGAAGCG ATTCGATGAAGATGAGGAGTTCAAAAAGCGTGCCTACAGTCGAGTGGTTTCATTGCAGAAAGGTGTGCCAAATTCCATTAAAGCCTGGGAGCTAATTTGCAATGTGTCGCGTAAGGAGTTCCAAACGATCTACGAACGATTAGATATTAGCATCAAGGAACGCGGTGAATCGTTCTATCAATCACGTATGCTGTCTGTTGTGGAATACTTGCGAGGCAAAGGTCTGCTGGAAGCGGATGAGGGTCGTGAAATCATGTGGCCGGACGATACGAAAACTGGCATCCCTCTGACAATCGTGAAATCGGATGGCGGCTTTACCTATGACACCTCCGATATGGCAGCCATTCGTCATCGCGTGGAAGAGGAACTTTGCGACTGGATCATCTATGTGGTCGACTCCGGACAGAGCACGCATTTCAACACCATTTTCAAAGCAGCCGAACGATCAGCCATCCTGAATCCGCTCACTCATCGTGTTGACCACGTACAGTTTGGCGTCGTTCTGGGCGAGGATGGCAAGAAGTTCAAGACTCGATCGGGTGATACGGTTAAGCTGGCCGACTTGCTGGACGAGGGAATGAAGCGATCACTGCTGCAATTGGAGAGTCGTGGCCGCGATAAGGTCCTCACTCCACAAGAACTGAAGGACGCCCAAGAGTCGCTGGCATACGGATGCATTAAGTATTCGGATTTATGTCACAACCGGATCAGTGACTATATATTTTCGTTTGATAAGATGCTGGAGGATCGCGGTAACACTGCGGTGTACTTACTTTACACCTACACACGTATATGCTCCATTGCACGAAACTGTGGCGAAGATTTCTCCAATCTGCCTGAAATACTGAAGATGACCAACATTGTGTTGGCCCACgaaaaggaatggaaattaGCAAAGACTCTTTTGAAACTCCACGACATACTCATCAAGTGCTCAAGGGAACTCTTCCTGCACTTCTTGTGCGAGTTCTGCTTCGAGGTATGCACCGTGTTTACCGAATTCTATGACTCTTGCTATTGTATTGAAAAGAACAAACAAGGCGATATTATCGCGGTAAATCATAGCCGAATTCTCCTGTGCGAGGCAACTGCGGCTGTGTTGCGCCAATGCTTTTATATACTAGGCCTTAAACCAGTTTCGAAAATGTAA